The Lepisosteus oculatus isolate fLepOcu1 chromosome 4, fLepOcu1.hap2, whole genome shotgun sequence genome window below encodes:
- the LOC102687342 gene encoding sentan translates to MCGSVSSSEQAGQLTNKKWVNSEKVGYRLTSQKMSKSMPVSKQINSVKALGKGSNLEKAIATAALVFYNSAGADGRLTKGEAKEMLLSQFQAFIRGQEGKPKYKEIFADLSEDKEKKIALEDFMVLVISLTIMSDILKDIQKAKI, encoded by the exons ATGTGTGGGTCTGTTTCGAGTTCTGAACAAGCAGGacaattaacaaataaaaagtgGGTTAATTCTGAAAAAGTGGGTTACCGGTTAACatcacagaaaatgtcaaagag CATGCCAGTATCAAAACAGATCAACTCTGTCAAAG CTTTGGGAAAAGGTTCAAACCTCGAAAAGGCGATAGCAACAGCTGCACTCGTGTTCTATAACTCTGCAGGAGCAGATGGGAGACTCACCAAAGGAGAAGCAAAAGAAATGTTGCTGTCACAGTTTCAGGCATTCATACGG GGTCAGGAGGGAAAACCGAAATACAAAGAGATCTTTGCAGACCTCAGTgaagataaagaaaagaaaatcgcTCTTGAAGACTTCATGGTTTTAGTAATCAGTCTCACTATTATGTCTGACATTTTGAAAGATATTCAGAAAGCCAAAATATAA